One genomic segment of Rubripirellula tenax includes these proteins:
- a CDS encoding c-type cytochrome domain-containing protein yields the protein MRTSLHVPRIAQLATILAFVWIGSAWPITIVHAQEAVAEVADRTTSDEAIATVLDDEGRLVVFARDIVPILRKNCLDCHGPDDAKNDFRVDDRSLMMDYVEPEDLESSSLYVDYLTIDDEDMLMPPRSHGGPLSPGELSLIRTWIEEGATWPDDVKFASTDGEVLAPVTTAAPKGLAERVWAAQGFLHPATVHFPIALLLFGAAFVVLGWKWPALGTQIPLACLLIGSLTAVVATLMGWSFAVEQGYGSWDRFDAEMMDREVFWHRWSGVILSVLSIAFAAIALLTLRGDRPKLTIVWKVGLLVCAGIAGAVGHQGGEMSYGKDFYPKALRTLLGTSEADTMADPVETPKIEPLDHPIEKSN from the coding sequence ATGCGGACCTCTCTTCACGTGCCACGCATCGCCCAACTAGCGACGATCCTCGCCTTCGTATGGATCGGATCGGCTTGGCCGATCACGATCGTTCATGCGCAAGAAGCCGTCGCCGAAGTTGCGGACCGGACGACTTCCGACGAAGCGATTGCGACGGTGTTGGACGACGAAGGTCGCTTGGTCGTGTTTGCCCGCGACATCGTGCCGATCCTTCGCAAGAATTGCCTGGACTGTCACGGCCCCGACGATGCGAAGAACGACTTCCGAGTCGATGACCGCAGTTTGATGATGGACTATGTCGAACCGGAAGACCTTGAATCGAGCAGCCTCTACGTCGACTACCTAACCATTGATGACGAAGACATGCTGATGCCACCTCGCTCGCACGGAGGGCCGCTGTCACCCGGCGAACTGTCTTTGATCCGTACTTGGATCGAAGAGGGCGCGACTTGGCCCGACGATGTCAAATTTGCAAGTACCGACGGCGAAGTCCTAGCCCCCGTCACGACCGCAGCCCCCAAAGGTTTGGCCGAGCGAGTCTGGGCCGCACAAGGATTCTTGCACCCCGCGACCGTGCACTTTCCGATCGCCTTGCTGTTGTTCGGAGCCGCTTTTGTGGTTTTGGGTTGGAAGTGGCCCGCGTTGGGGACGCAGATTCCACTGGCTTGTTTGTTGATCGGGTCCCTAACCGCCGTTGTGGCAACGCTGATGGGTTGGTCGTTCGCGGTTGAACAGGGTTACGGTTCGTGGGATCGATTCGATGCCGAAATGATGGACCGCGAAGTGTTTTGGCATCGATGGAGCGGCGTCATTTTGTCCGTCCTATCGATTGCGTTCGCAGCCATTGCCTTGTTGACGTTACGCGGCGATCGACCGAAGCTGACCATCGTGTGGAAAGTCGGCCTGTTGGTTTGTGCGGGCATCGCCGGTGCGGTCGGCCATCAAGGGGGTGAAATGAGTTACGGAAAAGACTTTTACCCCAAAGCGTTGCGTACGCTCCTGGGAACCAGCGAAGCGGATACCATGGCCGACCCCGTTGAAACACCTAAAATCGAGCCTCTGGATCACCCGATTGAAAAGTCGAATTGA
- the ppk1 gene encoding polyphosphate kinase 1, giving the protein MPIKPTPKKKRKQKLVPGELPVDRFINRELSWLEFNQRVLDQAADPSLPLLERAKFLAITSSNLDEFAMVRIGSLKLQYQRNGMVRDPSGMTVAEQLQAIASRCHAIVARQYQVLNESLEPQLAEVDIQHIDLNACSDRCSEAADARFHEDVFAVLSPQAIFDERPFPLLQGLGVHLCVRLNSSHVGPKPYGGETNDDEPNSANPADQDEEWDFVVIPLGRTVPRLLPMPSDRGHAYVLLEELVAHYIDDFFPGREVAECIAFRITRNADVELREDSAADLMVGMEDVLESRRQSRAVRLEYSAGASNPMMSFLSEKLELRSEDLFAIDGPLDLTYLFTLHGIEGFDSLRDEPWPAQGSPDVDPAESMFTTIAAGDLLMVHPYERFDPVVRLIEEASADPDVLAIKQVLYRTSRNSPIVAALMRAAEHGKYVSVIVELKARFDEARNIEWAREMEQAGVQVIYGIRGLKTHAKVCIIVRRESHGIVRYLHFGTGNYNEVTANIYSDVSLLTCNEELGIDATSFFNCVTGASEPQQLQHLASAPITLRKRILDLIEIETLRAQAGQRAEIIAKLNALVDTQVIDALYRASQAGVKILLNIRGVCCLKPGVEGLSESIKVVSIVDRYLEHARVISFRHGGEVELYISSADWMPRNLDRRVELLIPVDDDSCRKKLLETLRTYFKDTTNTWVMQPNGAYQRLVSGEDKVRSQKVLYDRTCKIMKTIKQNRMTRFQTHEPRSAD; this is encoded by the coding sequence GTGCCGATCAAGCCAACCCCTAAAAAGAAACGCAAACAAAAATTGGTTCCTGGCGAGTTGCCGGTGGATCGGTTCATCAACCGCGAACTGAGTTGGTTGGAATTCAACCAACGGGTGCTTGATCAAGCCGCAGATCCGTCGTTGCCGTTGCTGGAACGAGCAAAGTTTCTCGCCATCACGAGTTCGAACTTGGACGAGTTCGCAATGGTCCGGATCGGGTCATTGAAATTACAATACCAACGCAATGGAATGGTCCGCGATCCTTCGGGAATGACGGTCGCCGAGCAACTGCAAGCCATCGCCAGCCGATGCCATGCGATCGTGGCACGCCAATACCAAGTGCTCAACGAATCGCTGGAGCCACAGTTGGCCGAAGTCGATATTCAACACATCGATCTCAACGCCTGCAGCGACCGATGCAGCGAGGCGGCCGATGCTCGGTTCCACGAGGACGTTTTCGCCGTCCTATCACCTCAGGCAATTTTCGACGAACGTCCGTTTCCTTTGTTGCAAGGCTTGGGCGTTCATCTTTGCGTTCGACTGAATTCCAGTCACGTCGGTCCGAAACCGTACGGTGGCGAAACGAACGACGACGAGCCGAATTCAGCCAACCCGGCCGACCAGGACGAGGAATGGGACTTCGTTGTCATCCCACTCGGTCGTACGGTGCCAAGATTGTTGCCGATGCCCAGCGATCGCGGCCACGCTTATGTGCTTTTGGAAGAATTGGTCGCGCACTATATCGATGACTTCTTCCCCGGCCGCGAAGTTGCCGAGTGCATCGCGTTTCGGATCACGCGGAATGCCGACGTTGAATTGCGAGAGGACTCGGCGGCCGACTTGATGGTCGGGATGGAGGACGTGCTGGAAAGTCGGCGTCAGTCACGAGCCGTTCGGCTGGAATACTCTGCCGGGGCCAGCAACCCGATGATGTCGTTCTTGTCCGAGAAGTTGGAATTGCGAAGCGAGGACTTGTTCGCGATCGATGGACCGCTGGACCTGACCTATCTGTTCACGCTGCACGGCATCGAAGGGTTTGATTCGCTGCGCGACGAACCTTGGCCTGCGCAAGGATCACCGGACGTCGATCCTGCGGAATCGATGTTTACAACAATTGCCGCAGGCGACTTGTTGATGGTTCACCCCTACGAACGATTTGATCCCGTCGTACGTCTGATCGAAGAAGCCTCCGCCGATCCCGATGTTTTGGCGATCAAACAGGTGCTTTATCGCACCAGCCGCAACAGCCCCATCGTCGCGGCGCTGATGCGGGCGGCCGAACATGGCAAATATGTTTCCGTGATCGTCGAATTGAAGGCTCGTTTCGACGAAGCCCGCAACATCGAATGGGCGCGGGAAATGGAACAAGCCGGCGTCCAGGTGATCTATGGCATACGAGGATTGAAAACGCATGCGAAGGTTTGCATCATCGTCCGCCGCGAATCTCACGGCATTGTCCGCTATCTGCATTTTGGAACGGGCAACTACAACGAAGTCACCGCCAACATCTACAGCGACGTGTCACTGTTAACGTGCAACGAAGAACTGGGCATCGATGCGACGTCGTTCTTCAATTGCGTGACCGGTGCGAGCGAACCCCAGCAATTGCAACACTTGGCTTCGGCGCCGATCACGCTTCGCAAACGCATTCTCGACTTGATCGAAATTGAAACGCTTCGTGCCCAGGCTGGCCAGCGAGCTGAGATCATTGCCAAGCTCAACGCGTTGGTGGATACCCAAGTGATCGATGCGCTGTACCGCGCAAGCCAGGCAGGTGTCAAAATTTTGTTGAACATCCGCGGCGTATGCTGCCTCAAGCCGGGCGTCGAAGGACTGAGTGAATCGATCAAAGTGGTGTCGATCGTCGACCGATACCTCGAGCATGCTCGAGTGATCTCGTTTCGTCACGGCGGTGAAGTCGAACTCTACATCAGCAGTGCCGACTGGATGCCGCGCAACCTGGATCGCCGTGTCGAGTTGCTAATCCCGGTCGACGACGACTCGTGCCGCAAAAAGTTACTCGAAACGCTTCGCACATACTTCAAGGACACAACCAACACTTGGGTCATGCAACCCAACGGAGCGTACCAGCGATTGGTGTCCGGTGAAGATAAGGTTCGATCGCAAAAAGTGCTGTACGATCGAACCTGCAAGATCATGAAAACGATCAAACAGAATCGAATGACGCGTTTCCAAACGCACGAACCACGCAGCGCGGACTGA
- the purB gene encoding adenylosuccinate lyase, translated as MSADLPNVLASRYASEAMVDIWSPTGKVVLEREFWISVMEAQSDLGIPLAAGVIEDYRRVVAQVDLASIDARERVTKHDVKARIEEFNALAGHEHIHKGMTSRDLTENVEQLQIRTSLVLVRDRTVAALDLIGQRAKEFAELAIAGRSHNVPAQVTTVGKRLASIAEELLVGLGRIEDLLARYPLRGIKGPVGTQQDMLDLFEGDASKLASLDDRIAKRLGFGGCFDSVGQVYPRSLDFDVVSALVQLSSGPANFARTLRLMAGAELATEGFKPGQVGSSAMPHKMNARSAERIDGFGVILRGYLSMVGGLLGDQWNEGDVSCSVVRRVAIPDAFLAIDGQMETFLTVLVDFGAYPAVIGREMKRYLPFLATTKILVAAVKAGVGRETAHEAIKEHAVAAALAMREQGGDENDLIDRLANDPRIPMDHATLTAAIGKANEFVGNAPAQVAAVIARIASVVEQHPDAAKYRAGAIL; from the coding sequence GTGTCGGCTGATCTCCCCAACGTGCTCGCTTCTCGCTACGCCAGCGAAGCGATGGTCGACATTTGGTCACCCACCGGCAAGGTTGTCTTAGAACGCGAATTTTGGATTTCCGTGATGGAGGCCCAGTCGGATCTGGGCATTCCGCTGGCCGCTGGAGTCATCGAAGACTACCGCCGAGTCGTTGCCCAAGTGGATTTGGCGTCGATCGACGCTCGCGAGCGAGTCACCAAGCACGACGTCAAGGCGAGGATCGAAGAGTTCAACGCGTTGGCCGGCCACGAACACATTCACAAAGGGATGACGTCGCGAGATTTGACCGAGAACGTCGAACAGCTTCAGATTCGTACTTCCTTGGTTCTCGTTCGCGATCGAACCGTCGCCGCACTCGACCTGATCGGCCAACGGGCGAAAGAGTTCGCTGAGTTAGCGATCGCCGGACGCAGCCACAACGTGCCGGCCCAGGTCACCACGGTCGGCAAGCGTCTGGCATCCATCGCCGAAGAGCTGTTGGTCGGACTCGGACGCATCGAAGACCTACTGGCCCGCTATCCGCTGCGAGGAATCAAGGGTCCCGTCGGAACTCAGCAAGATATGCTGGATCTGTTCGAAGGCGACGCGTCCAAGCTGGCCTCGCTGGACGATCGAATCGCCAAACGACTCGGCTTCGGCGGCTGTTTCGATTCCGTCGGACAGGTGTATCCGCGTTCGCTCGATTTCGATGTGGTTTCGGCGCTGGTGCAGTTGTCGTCCGGTCCCGCCAACTTCGCTCGTACGTTGCGATTGATGGCGGGTGCCGAATTGGCGACCGAAGGGTTCAAGCCCGGCCAGGTCGGGTCATCAGCCATGCCACACAAGATGAACGCGCGGTCGGCGGAACGCATCGACGGATTCGGTGTCATCCTTCGCGGCTACTTGTCGATGGTCGGCGGATTGCTTGGTGATCAATGGAACGAGGGCGATGTCAGTTGCAGTGTCGTTCGCCGCGTCGCCATTCCAGATGCGTTCTTGGCCATTGACGGCCAAATGGAGACGTTCTTGACCGTGTTGGTCGACTTCGGTGCTTACCCGGCGGTGATCGGCCGCGAGATGAAACGTTACCTTCCGTTCTTGGCGACGACGAAAATCTTGGTCGCCGCTGTGAAAGCGGGTGTCGGTCGCGAAACGGCACACGAAGCGATTAAAGAGCACGCTGTTGCCGCAGCGCTTGCGATGCGAGAACAAGGTGGCGATGAAAACGATCTGATCGACCGTTTGGCAAACGACCCACGCATCCCGATGGATCACGCAACGCTGACCGCCGCGATCGGCAAAGCCAACGAATTCGTCGGCAACGCACCGGCACAAGTCGCGGCAGTAATTGCCAGAATTGCATCGGTGGTCGAGCAGCACCCCGACGCGGCTAAGTATCGCGCCGGTGCGATTCTATAA
- a CDS encoding membrane or secreted protein produces the protein MFTLIGSSPRQLCRSASSLLICMVVVLAIGVLSPLCGMAQEAAAGAEAGVAYEPAIKLLPESVAGLVRVPDLPKFCTAWKATNAGQLLEHPAMQPFIDSQRDRAKQYLQSLDNKVGLKLEDLYEIGSGEAVFAWLPFENDKRRPYALCVLTDIRGRKAKAETVMATLDADLKAGGWIRTDAKHRGEVVRVYNTKPKPGQLKVEQIAITIGDSRVIAADRDSVVTDLLDAIAGEPKGKSISESEDFRTVLTRSARAIREPAQKSGGTVALEWFARPFQMGRIVRESLDIDRGNQVDMLKLLQNQGFDAIKAAGGIAIMAGDPFDILHKGFIYAPPVEGAKDKYTMAARMLQFPNEPVQPLPTWIHDDVAAVNRLNVKIEEAFWAAESLVNEAFGDEIFRDIIDGIREDEDGPQIDLEKNVLPNLDDHVLLMTDNTLPAEVNSDRMLVAIRVSDAAAIKLAIRKAMEVEPDASKMDVLPGVEIWRVQRGEGTDDFDTELFGDLAIEEEETDEPPPLLDHWAIALVEKGAGSDAPYLMFSSHPDFLVQTAKRIQEGTPGGFGAKPRVIAITEAMKSLGAESVAFDRYARTKLSLRVKYQLLRQNRLKDSDTLIASLIRRAVEEAEGDEPDLMDASKLPPLSEIEHLLPEAGSYLNTTADGWEMTSFFLK, from the coding sequence ATGTTCACCCTGATTGGTTCGTCACCTCGCCAACTTTGTCGCTCGGCGAGTTCTCTCTTGATTTGCATGGTTGTCGTCCTGGCAATCGGCGTTTTGTCGCCGCTGTGCGGCATGGCACAAGAAGCCGCTGCGGGCGCCGAAGCCGGCGTCGCCTACGAACCGGCGATCAAGTTGCTACCCGAGTCGGTCGCCGGCTTGGTGCGTGTCCCCGACCTGCCCAAGTTCTGCACTGCCTGGAAAGCCACCAACGCCGGTCAACTGCTCGAACACCCCGCGATGCAGCCGTTCATCGATTCCCAGCGAGACCGAGCCAAGCAGTATTTGCAATCGCTCGACAACAAAGTGGGTTTGAAGCTAGAAGATCTGTACGAAATCGGTTCGGGCGAGGCTGTCTTTGCTTGGTTGCCGTTTGAAAACGACAAGCGACGTCCCTATGCGCTGTGCGTACTTACGGACATTCGCGGTCGCAAAGCCAAAGCCGAAACAGTAATGGCGACTCTGGATGCCGACTTGAAGGCCGGCGGGTGGATTCGGACCGACGCGAAGCATCGTGGCGAAGTTGTCCGGGTTTACAACACCAAGCCCAAACCGGGCCAATTGAAGGTCGAACAAATCGCGATCACCATCGGCGACTCGCGAGTCATCGCGGCCGATCGTGATTCGGTGGTCACCGACTTGCTTGACGCGATCGCTGGCGAGCCCAAAGGCAAATCGATTTCGGAATCGGAAGATTTCCGCACAGTTCTAACTCGCTCGGCTCGAGCGATCCGCGAACCTGCGCAGAAGAGTGGCGGCACGGTCGCACTGGAATGGTTCGCTCGTCCGTTTCAAATGGGACGGATCGTCCGTGAATCGCTGGACATTGATCGCGGCAATCAAGTTGACATGCTGAAACTGTTGCAAAACCAAGGCTTCGATGCGATCAAAGCAGCCGGCGGCATCGCGATCATGGCTGGCGATCCCTTCGACATCTTGCACAAGGGCTTCATCTACGCTCCGCCCGTCGAAGGCGCCAAAGACAAGTACACGATGGCGGCTCGAATGCTGCAGTTCCCAAACGAACCCGTTCAACCGTTGCCGACTTGGATCCATGACGATGTCGCCGCGGTGAATCGATTGAACGTCAAGATCGAAGAAGCCTTCTGGGCAGCCGAGTCGCTTGTCAACGAAGCGTTCGGCGACGAAATTTTCCGTGACATCATCGACGGCATTCGCGAAGACGAAGATGGTCCGCAAATCGATCTCGAAAAGAACGTGTTGCCGAATCTCGATGACCACGTGCTGTTGATGACCGACAACACGTTGCCGGCCGAAGTCAATTCGGATCGGATGCTGGTTGCGATTCGAGTTTCCGATGCGGCGGCAATCAAGTTGGCGATTCGCAAAGCGATGGAAGTCGAACCCGACGCCAGCAAGATGGACGTGTTGCCGGGTGTCGAAATCTGGCGTGTCCAACGAGGCGAAGGAACCGACGATTTTGATACCGAACTGTTCGGTGACCTGGCGATCGAAGAGGAAGAAACCGACGAGCCGCCGCCGTTGTTGGATCACTGGGCGATCGCACTGGTCGAAAAGGGTGCCGGTTCCGACGCGCCGTATTTGATGTTTTCAAGTCATCCGGATTTCTTGGTCCAGACGGCCAAACGAATCCAGGAGGGGACCCCGGGCGGATTCGGTGCCAAACCGCGAGTCATCGCGATCACCGAAGCCATGAAGTCGTTAGGCGCCGAAAGTGTCGCGTTCGATCGCTATGCCCGAACGAAGCTGTCATTGCGTGTGAAGTATCAATTGCTGCGTCAAAACCGATTGAAGGACAGCGACACGTTGATCGCGTCGCTGATCCGACGCGCCGTAGAGGAAGCGGAGGGCGACGAGCCCGACTTGATGGACGCCAGCAAGCTGCCGCCACTAAGCGAGATCGAACACTTGCTACCCGAAGCCGGCAGCTACCTGAACACCACCGCGGACGGCTGGGAAATGACCAGCTTCTTCCTGAAATAG
- a CDS encoding DUF1559 family PulG-like putative transporter encodes MSHTRCKYTAHAKPPRAFTLIELLVVIAVIGILVGLLLPAVQAAREAARRMQCSNNVKQIALALHTYHDTHQSMPTSMTGSDQHAGGAGSGFHSWLARILPNIEQAALHEQIHFDQPLADRTDYAADGDYIDYTLSPGHPDEKAAGSMVPTYLCPSDPGSIVQFSLGIPTAPGSYAGNIGWPRLSTGPGVTTPLAKQNGVIGLYNPVSVDQWQQPRIRFADIRDGLSNTIAIGERVIAQVFESTDMFGGSAISHATPLSMQSFCGGGSTGRSLSRWVGYCESVSVADAQYSISHGHAWISGWTFMANHIMPVIPINRRSCHVYGGEDDGMNLVTPSSHHIGGLNIAMADGSVQFITESIDRELYWALGSSNGSETVELP; translated from the coding sequence ATGTCGCATACTCGTTGCAAATACACGGCGCACGCGAAGCCACCTCGAGCGTTCACGTTGATTGAATTGCTCGTTGTCATTGCGGTCATCGGCATTTTGGTCGGGCTGTTGTTGCCCGCGGTTCAGGCGGCGCGAGAGGCGGCCCGCCGGATGCAGTGCAGCAACAACGTCAAACAAATTGCGTTGGCGCTTCACACGTACCACGACACACACCAGAGCATGCCGACCAGCATGACCGGATCGGACCAGCACGCCGGTGGAGCCGGCAGCGGGTTCCACAGTTGGCTGGCCAGAATCCTGCCAAACATCGAACAGGCGGCTCTTCACGAACAAATTCACTTCGACCAACCGCTCGCCGACCGAACCGACTATGCGGCCGACGGCGACTACATCGACTACACACTCTCACCCGGACACCCGGACGAAAAAGCCGCCGGTTCGATGGTCCCCACCTACCTTTGTCCCAGCGATCCGGGCAGCATCGTGCAGTTTTCACTCGGCATCCCAACCGCGCCGGGAAGCTACGCCGGCAACATCGGTTGGCCACGATTATCAACCGGCCCCGGCGTGACCACGCCGCTGGCCAAACAGAACGGCGTGATCGGACTCTACAACCCCGTGTCGGTGGATCAGTGGCAGCAACCACGAATTCGCTTTGCCGACATTCGCGATGGTCTGTCCAACACGATCGCAATTGGCGAACGCGTGATCGCGCAAGTATTCGAGTCAACCGACATGTTTGGCGGATCCGCGATTTCCCACGCGACTCCGCTGTCGATGCAGTCGTTTTGCGGCGGCGGATCGACCGGGCGTTCGCTGTCACGCTGGGTCGGTTACTGCGAATCGGTTTCCGTTGCCGACGCCCAATACAGCATCAGCCACGGCCACGCTTGGATCAGTGGTTGGACCTTTATGGCCAATCACATCATGCCAGTGATCCCGATCAATCGCCGCAGTTGTCACGTCTACGGCGGCGAAGACGACGGGATGAATCTGGTCACACCCAGCAGCCACCACATCGGCGGCTTGAATATCGCGATGGCCGACGGCAGCGTCCAGTTCATCACCGAGTCGATTGACCGCGAACTGTACTGGGCACTCGGAAGCAGCAATGGAAGCGAAACCGTGGAACTGCCGTAG
- a CDS encoding choice-of-anchor M domain-containing protein, whose amino-acid sequence MKISTLFSTLLMIAFLSTHASAALVEYSSGHGDIGLAFEDGELELHYHFGDGAVLDGAPLAGEIEFAPDEAYVRVGDNAQTNVTGNVPFLGLTSGDPVWTLPSTSISGRPFLGIASEELSAADFSSATLSLTAFSGPGQFALWQAGSFGGANVFWQTLGGLDSTDLLNMAIGGHDHFNYGFTTEGIYDLELTAVANLVGGGSVTDVGTFRFLVGSATAVPEPSSFAMLATAMVVGGAIYRRRKRR is encoded by the coding sequence ATGAAAATCTCCACCCTGTTTTCCACCCTGCTCATGATCGCTTTTCTTTCAACGCATGCGTCCGCAGCCCTCGTTGAATACTCGTCGGGCCATGGCGATATCGGCTTGGCCTTTGAAGACGGAGAATTAGAACTGCACTATCACTTTGGCGACGGTGCGGTCCTTGACGGCGCGCCGTTGGCTGGTGAAATCGAATTCGCGCCCGATGAAGCCTACGTTCGCGTCGGCGACAATGCACAAACCAACGTTACCGGCAACGTCCCCTTTCTTGGCCTAACCTCGGGCGATCCAGTTTGGACATTGCCATCAACCAGCATCTCTGGCCGACCGTTTCTAGGGATCGCATCGGAGGAACTCAGTGCGGCCGATTTCAGCAGCGCCACCCTCAGCCTGACTGCCTTTAGTGGCCCCGGCCAATTCGCGCTATGGCAGGCCGGCAGTTTTGGTGGGGCCAATGTATTCTGGCAAACCCTCGGCGGACTCGACAGCACCGACTTGCTGAACATGGCCATCGGCGGCCACGACCACTTTAACTATGGCTTCACCACGGAAGGCATCTATGACCTGGAACTGACTGCGGTCGCCAACCTCGTCGGCGGCGGCTCGGTCACCGACGTCGGCACGTTCCGTTTCCTCGTCGGATCAGCCACCGCCGTCCCCGAACCAAGCAGCTTCGCCATGCTGGCGACGGCAATGGTAGTCGGCGGAGCAATCTACCGCCGACGAAAGCGTCGCTAA
- a CDS encoding DHH family phosphoesterase, whose amino-acid sequence MSVNWKAFTQQISHYQSFVLVSHIRPDCDALGSELGMAEVLRTIGKTVRIINAHRTPPALQFLDPAEGIEVLGDHVEAEDITCDCIMILDTSAWAQLGDMGDFIRAAKCDKIVVDHHVGEDELGATMYKDYQSEATGHLVVQAADALGVPITRSMGMPLFAAIATDTGWFRFPSVTAETYRVIGRLIDAGVVPSEVYGDLYERDTIGRLRLRGTILSRTQVELDGRLMHTYVKKEDFAACGALPSDTEDAINLTLAVEGAQAAVIFVEQLKGGFKLSFRSRCAMDSNKVAQMFGGGGHKAASGAFVEGTLDEVQNRVLPEVRKAVQGEE is encoded by the coding sequence ATGAGCGTCAATTGGAAAGCGTTCACACAACAAATCAGCCACTACCAATCGTTCGTCTTGGTCAGTCACATTCGCCCCGATTGTGACGCCCTGGGTAGCGAGCTTGGGATGGCGGAGGTGTTGCGAACGATCGGCAAGACGGTCCGAATCATCAACGCACACCGAACACCGCCGGCGCTGCAGTTCTTGGATCCTGCCGAAGGGATCGAAGTCCTTGGCGACCATGTCGAAGCCGAGGACATCACGTGCGACTGCATCATGATTTTGGATACCAGCGCTTGGGCGCAGCTGGGCGACATGGGTGACTTCATTCGCGCCGCGAAGTGTGACAAGATTGTGGTCGACCACCACGTCGGCGAAGACGAATTGGGGGCGACGATGTACAAAGATTACCAATCCGAAGCGACGGGGCACTTGGTTGTTCAAGCGGCGGATGCCTTGGGTGTTCCGATCACACGTTCGATGGGAATGCCTTTGTTCGCCGCCATCGCGACGGACACGGGTTGGTTTCGGTTTCCATCGGTTACGGCCGAAACGTATCGAGTGATCGGTCGGTTGATCGATGCGGGAGTTGTGCCGAGCGAAGTCTATGGCGACCTGTACGAACGCGACACGATCGGTCGATTGAGGCTTCGAGGGACGATCCTATCGCGGACGCAAGTCGAGCTGGACGGTCGATTGATGCACACCTATGTCAAGAAAGAAGACTTCGCGGCATGTGGTGCTTTGCCCAGCGATACCGAAGACGCGATCAACTTGACGTTGGCCGTCGAAGGAGCGCAAGCGGCGGTGATCTTCGTCGAACAGCTCAAGGGAGGCTTCAAGTTGAGCTTCCGCAGTCGGTGCGCGATGGACAGCAACAAAGTCGCCCAAATGTTCGGCGGCGGCGGTCACAAAGCCGCCTCCGGTGCCTTCGTCGAAGGCACACTCGACGAAGTCCAAAACCGCGTCCTGCCGGAAGTCCGAAAAGCTGTCCAAGGGGAGGAGTAG
- the ribF gene encoding riboflavin biosynthesis protein RibF, whose amino-acid sequence MTKIVPLANVTDCPDLVRLAGLRGGAISIGNFDGVHLGHAALLKQLRQVADSVGGPAVVVALDPHPAVILRPEQAPTRLTWIERRAELMQPHGIDALVVCETRGGLLGLTANEFFEALIRQQLDARAIVEGPNFFFGKGREGDIATLGRLCVADSIELQIALPSNLRGEMISSTRIRRCLTSGDLDGATAMLGTFYRMRGDVVQGAGRGRTIGFPTANLQSIDTVVPAAGVYGGRVEVNKRRQLAAIHIGPNPTFDQDTSMKVEVHIIDYDGDLYDQSLNVDFALRVRDVIKFDSATELVEQLESDIRTIRNQLA is encoded by the coding sequence GTGACCAAAATCGTTCCGCTTGCCAATGTCACCGACTGCCCCGATTTGGTTCGGTTGGCAGGACTTCGTGGTGGAGCGATTTCGATCGGCAACTTCGACGGTGTTCATCTCGGCCATGCCGCACTGCTAAAACAACTGCGTCAGGTTGCCGATTCGGTGGGCGGCCCCGCGGTCGTTGTGGCACTGGATCCCCATCCGGCCGTGATTCTGCGACCCGAGCAAGCGCCGACTCGATTGACGTGGATCGAGCGTCGGGCCGAATTGATGCAACCGCACGGCATCGATGCTTTGGTCGTCTGCGAGACTCGCGGCGGACTGCTGGGATTGACAGCGAACGAGTTTTTCGAGGCTCTGATCCGTCAACAATTGGACGCACGAGCGATCGTGGAAGGCCCGAACTTCTTTTTCGGCAAAGGCCGCGAAGGTGACATCGCGACGCTGGGCCGATTGTGTGTGGCGGACTCGATCGAGCTGCAGATCGCGTTACCATCGAACTTGCGCGGCGAAATGATCAGCAGCACGCGGATTCGCCGTTGCTTGACGTCGGGCGATTTGGACGGTGCGACGGCGATGCTGGGCACTTTCTATCGCATGCGGGGCGACGTCGTCCAAGGTGCGGGTCGGGGAAGAACGATCGGTTTTCCGACCGCCAACCTGCAATCGATCGACACCGTTGTCCCGGCCGCTGGTGTTTACGGTGGTCGCGTCGAAGTGAATAAACGGCGTCAGTTGGCGGCAATTCACATCGGTCCCAATCCGACGTTCGATCAAGACACGTCGATGAAGGTCGAAGTCCACATAATCGACTACGATGGCGACCTTTACGATCAAAGTTTGAATGTCGATTTCGCACTCCGCGTTCGCGACGTCATTAAGTTTGATTCAGCTACTGAGCTTGTCGAACAACTCGAATCCGATATCCGAACCATTCGCAACCAGTTGGCTTGA